Sequence from the Sphingomicrobium clamense genome:
TACGACCCGCGCATGGAAGGGCGGGCAGAGCCGCGAGGACTGGCTCGCTGCGGGTCGCCCCGCCAACCCGGGTCGCCTCAACGACCTGCGCCATATCGTCTACAAGAAGTCCGACGAGCCTTATCGTCATGCGCGCAAGGGGCTGGGCCTGATGATGCGCGAAGGGCTGCTCAAGGAAAATATCGACGGGGAGGCGTTGCTCTGGGCGCACCAGCGATTGATCGCGCGGCCCGAGGAGAGGCGCATCCTGATGGTGATTTCCGATGGTGCACCGGTCGACGATTCGACCGGGTCGGCCAATGGCGGCACCTATCTCGAATCGCATTTGCGCAGCGTCATCGACTGGATCGAGACCCGCTCCACAGTCGAGCTGGCGGCAATTGGAATCGGACATGATGTGACGCGTTATTATCGCCGCGCGGTGACCATCATGGACGTCGAGCAATTGGGCGGCGCGCTGGTCGACCAGCTGGCAGGCCTGTTCGACCTCGAGACGTGACGCTCAGGCAAAAAAATGGGCCCGACACGATTTACGCCGTGCCGAGCCCCCCTCGATACGCGACGCGAGGGTTTTTCATTGGCGGGGAAAAAGGGGAAACCCCGCCGATGAACCTGCTTATGCCCGATTCGCCCTTCATGAAGACTGAATGCTGATGTCAGGATTTGTTCAGCATTTTCTGTCGCTTAGCCGACATGTGATGCTTGCCGTTCTGGTGCTCGCAGCATGGCCGTTCCTGCGTGAGCGGCCCGAGTTTACGGACCTGCCGGATGTGCTGGTCGGCGCCACGCTCGTGCCGGTCGATCAAGCGTCTCCCGAGGGCTGGGCGTTGCATGGGGCATGGGAGGTCGAGGCTGACGATCCGCGTGTTGCGGGCATGTCGGGTCTCGCATGCGCACCATTCGGGCCGCTCGATATCGTCACCGACACCGGGTCCAGGCTGCAGCTGCAATTTCCGGAGCAAGGAACGACGCGGGCATCGATGGAAATCGCGTCGCTTCGCGGGATCGGAGATGCAGAGGCGATCGCCTATTCCGGTGGGGCGACGCTCATCGCGGAGGAGTTGCGCCACCGCCTGTGGATCTTCGATGCGCGTCGGGGGAACAGCGTGCGCGACCTGCCGAGGCGCGACGGCGTGGCAAACTGGAGCGTCGAGGCGCTGCTGCCCCCGGGCGGAGATGCGCCGCGGCCCATCGCCGTCACCGAACAGGCGCGGCTCGCTTACGATCTTGGCGACGCCATCAGGCCGATCCGTGTTTCGGGTGCCGACATGTGGATCACGGGGGCGACCCGTCACCCGGACGGTCGCGGGATCGTGCTGATGCGCAAGCTCGGGCCGCTGGGTTTCAGCGCTTCGGTCGCGACCGCGTCGTTCAACCGAGAAGGTCTCGCAATCGACCGACCGGTCAGTCTGCCGCTGCCCTTCAACGCGAACGCGGAGGGCATATGCGCCGAACCGCGCGAGGAAGGCCTCACGCGGCTCTGGATCGTCACCGACGATAACGGGCTGGGCGCGTTGTCCCAGCGCCTGGTGGCGTGGGACGTGCCGGACGCGAAGTGGCCGGAGGCTCCGGAGTAGGAGCCTCGCAGCGGCTTAGTTGGCCGCCTGTGCCTTCGCGATTTCGCGCTTCAGCTTCTGCGCCTTGGTCGACAGCTTGTCGTCGCTGGTCTTGGCCAGCCAGTTGTCGAGGCCGCCGACATGTTCGACCGAGCGCAGACCCTGCGTCGACACGCGGAATTTCACACGGCGATCGAGCGATTCGCTCATCAGCGTGACATTCTGCAAGTTCGGGAGGAAAACCCGCTTGGTCTTGTTGTTGGCGTGGGAAACGTTGTTGCCCACCTGCCGGCCCTTGCCGGTCAGTTCGCAAATGCGCGACATCTGTCTAATCCTGTGTATCTGCGGGCTTATTGCCCGTTAAAGCGTGCGCCCGATACCGCCTGACGTCGCACCCGTC
This genomic interval carries:
- a CDS encoding esterase-like activity of phytase family protein codes for the protein MLAVLVLAAWPFLRERPEFTDLPDVLVGATLVPVDQASPEGWALHGAWEVEADDPRVAGMSGLACAPFGPLDIVTDTGSRLQLQFPEQGTTRASMEIASLRGIGDAEAIAYSGGATLIAEELRHRLWIFDARRGNSVRDLPRRDGVANWSVEALLPPGGDAPRPIAVTEQARLAYDLGDAIRPIRVSGADMWITGATRHPDGRGIVLMRKLGPLGFSASVATASFNREGLAIDRPVSLPLPFNANAEGICAEPREEGLTRLWIVTDDNGLGALSQRLVAWDVPDAKWPEAPE
- the rpmB gene encoding 50S ribosomal protein L28, coding for MSRICELTGKGRQVGNNVSHANNKTKRVFLPNLQNVTLMSESLDRRVKFRVSTQGLRSVEHVGGLDNWLAKTSDDKLSTKAQKLKREIAKAQAAN